A region from the Cannabis sativa cultivar Pink pepper isolate KNU-18-1 chromosome 9, ASM2916894v1, whole genome shotgun sequence genome encodes:
- the LOC115715312 gene encoding uncharacterized protein LOC115715312, which yields MGTSKTEVNLRRLLATAPKQQNQAKLIHYVATLREQLEQLAEERTGEGLPRVSKAVVSDYSEKIEAIASKLISMMPDLEVPQESLASTSVKGSSVELEEETRISPSPGLRRRSVPGSNFEDKVEANDANSSAPIKLDAMAQAHIEKQRKLQEDLTDEMVGLARQLKESSILVSQSVQNSEKILDSTEEAIERSLASTGHATSRASEIYSKSSATSCLTWLLMFVMICIFIMVVLLIRVT from the exons ATGGGAACTAGCAAAACGGAAGTAAATCTAAGAAGATTACTTGCTACTGCCCCTAAACAGCAGAACCAAGCAAAGCTTATTCAT TATGTTGCTACTTTAAGAGAACAGTTAGAACAATTAGCTGAAGAAAGAACAGGAGAAGGCTTACCAAG aGTTTCAAAAGCTGTGGTGAGTGACTATTCAGAAAAGATTGAAGCCATTGCTTCCAAATTAATTTCCATGATG CCTGATTTGGAAGTTCCCCAAGAGTCCTTAGCAAGTACTTCTGTTAAAGGAAGCTCCGttgaattagaagaagaaacTCGCATTTCCCCATCTCCAGGACTGAGAAGGAGATCTGT GCCTGGCTCAAATTTTGAAGATAAAGTTGAGGCTAATGATGCTAATTCTTCAGCACCTATCAAATTGGATGCCATGGCACAGGCACATATCGAAAAGCAAag GAAACTTCAAGAGGACTTAACTGATGAAATGGTTGGGTTAGCTAGGCAACTCAAAGAGAGTAGCATTTTGGTGAGCCAGTCAGTGCAAAACAGTGAAAAG ATACTCGATTCGACAGAAGAGGCCATCGAACGTAGCTTGGCAAGCACCGGTCACGCGACTTCCCGGGCATCGGAAATATACTCAAAGAGCTCTGCAACATCATGCTTGACATGGCTATTGATGTTTGTTATGATTTGTATCTTCATTATGGTTGTGCTCTTGATTCGTGTCACTTGA
- the LOC133030741 gene encoding uncharacterized protein LOC133030741: MGFIMEFAENLALKLMEDPKERDRKFREHVYAVKDRCGKTKEMWSYPLRPYGFWTFERHNAQLRWDAQISQVPGRRDPYDDVLQQSYKIDTRSK, from the coding sequence ATGGGGTTCATAATGGAATTTGCTGAGAATTTGGCACTGAAGTTGATGGAGGATCCAAAAGAAAGGGATCGGAAATTCAGGGAACATGTATATGCGGTGAAGGACCGGTGCGGTAAGACCAAGGAGATGTGGAGCTACCCTCTTCGTCCGTACGGGTTTTGGACCTTCGAACGTCACAACGCTCAGCTCCGTTGGGATGCTCAGATTAGCCAGGTTCCGGGTCGTAGGGACCCCTATGATGACGTCCTTCAACAGAGCTACAAAATCGACACCAGGTCCAAATGA